The sequence TGGCGGTGACGCCCAGCTGCGGGAGCGGGAGGGCGAGCGCCGGAGCTCCGTAGACGACCGCGTGCTCACCCAGCACGATCGCCTTGGCCCGGGCCCGGCCGGTGCCGACCGGCCGGGCGCCGCGGTTCTCCGACAACCCCTCGGGTGCGGCGGGTAGGGACAACGAACTCAGCTCCCCGTTTCGTTTCTGCATGGAGATCGCTCATCCAGAGTTCTCGGAAGGAAGGAATCCGGTGGCGGGACCGAAAAGGGCCTGCCGGGGACCCGGTTCGGGTCCCCGGCAGGCCCGGGGTGGTGCGGGTGCCGCAGGGGTGCGGATGCCGCGGGTCGCGACTCGGCGACGGCCTACGACTCGGCGACGAGCATCTTCTCGACCGGCCGCCGCCACTGGTAGTACGACTGGATCTTGTGGTACTCGCCCTTGGGCGTGACCGTCACGCCGTAGACGAAGTTGCGGCCCTCGGTGCTGTACGGAGCCTCCTGGACCAGCCGGGTGATCTGCGGGGCGACGGTCACCGGCAGCGCCAGCGGCTCGGGCGTCATCACGGAGTAGGTGATCCGCGAGATCTTGGGGGAGTCCCAGCTCAGCGTGGCGTACATGACGAACGCCTTCTCGTTGAACGTCAGCAGCTCCTCGCTCGGGGCCGGCAGGCCCAGTTCGGCGAGCATCGCGCGGACGCCCGCGGGGGCGAAGGTCTCCCGCGGCACCCGGCCGGAGGCGCCGCCGCCGAAGTAGAGGTTGACCGTCCGGCTGCCGTAGTCGATGCCGACGGTGCTGACGATGTCCGACAGGCCGTAGCGGTCGAAGACGTCGAGGTTGGCGGTGATGCCCGCCGGGGCCGACGGCAGCGCGGCGACCTCGCGGACCGTCAGCAGCCGCTCGACGGTGGGGAAGGACCAGGTCTTGGTGAACCCGGCCCGGACGCCGAAGTCGACGCCGCAGCTGTCGATCGGGAGCTCGCCGTGGACCTCGGCCAGCAGCTTGCCGACGGGATGGTCGGTCTTCTCGGTCAGGCCGTTCGCCAGCGCGACGGCGTAGGGGTCGAGCCCCCGGGGGAGCATGGTGAACCGGCAGTCGAGGTCATCGGCACCGAGCGGGCTGTTCTGCACCCGGAAGGAGATCACCGACTCCGGCAGCACGTCCTGGTAGGCGGTCAGGACCGGCCACACCGTCTCGCGCTCGAAAGGTACGTCCACCACGCGGGCGGTTCCCTCGACGGCCGCGTAGAAGTTCTCCAGGAAGGCGCTTTCCGACATTCTTCTTCCACCTGTCCAATCGTGGCGTCTGTGTGGAGCGGGGGGGTTCGTCGCGGGTCGTGCACGCCGCGACGTCGCACAGCCGTCAGCCGCGGGCCGGGCACCCGTGCCGGGATCGGGGCGGGTGCGTACGCCGAGGCACACGCGGGTGACGGACGAACCGAGGGGAATCACCGCCGTGCCGACCGAAGACCTGGTCCGACCTGCGGGGACCGGCGGTTCTGGCACTCAACACCCGCCCCCGGAACGGGTTTTGGGCAGGGTGGGCGTGCAGAAATAGTGACACGCGGTCCGCCCGGGGGCCAAGGCTCCCGGAAAGTGACCTGGGTCACGCTCCCCGCGGCCGATCCCGGGACCCCGGACGCGGGGCGGTATTCGGCGGCACCGGGCGGCCCGGTCTGGCATGATGTCCACGGTGTCGGGGTGCTAGCTCAATGGGTAGAGCAGCGGACTTTTAATCCGTAGGTTCAGGGTTCGAGCCCCTGGCGCCCCACCGACGCGAAAGGCCCGGGCCGGAGACCTCCGACCCGGGCCTCCGTCGTTCCACCGGCGCCGAAGGGTGCCGAGGGTGCCGGAGGGCGCGGCCGGTGACGCAGAGCATGCGAACGATGCGTTCTGACGATCGGTTTGTATGATCCAAACCGGGTTCGTTGGGGGACATCGGACCCGCACGGAGGGCCGTGGACGGCGCGGCCGGGGGCGTTCGTCGGTTATTGCGACCGTCGTACGTGCAACCCGGGAGCGGTCTCGACCGTCTCTCTGTGTGCAGTGCGTCCGGTCGTAGTGGGCGCAGCGTCCGCCGGTGAAAGGTTCAGGCATGTCAGGTCAGTGGGGCGAGGGTCCGGCTCGCGGTGACGACGCGCCCGGTGCGCTCACGGCCGACGGTGCCGCCGGCGGTATGCCCGGTGCCCCGGTGCCCGGGCCCCGGGCCGGTGGCCGCGCCGAGGCCCGACGGGCCGCCCAGGGCAAACAGGGCCAGGCCGCCAAGGCCGGTCCGGCCAAGGCCGGGCCGCCCCCGGCCGGTGGCGGCGGACGGGCCGCGGCCAGGGCGGCCGCCCGCAAGCCGAAGCGGGACGTCAAGAAGATCGTCGCCTGGTCCGCCGCCGGTGTGCTGGTGCTGCTGGCGGGCGCCGGCGGGCTCATCTACTACCAGCTGAACGGCAACATCAAGTCCTTCGACGCGGACGCGATCGCCAAGGACCGCCCGCCGGAGGCGCAGGCCGACGCGGACGGCAACAAGCCCGTCAACCTGCTGCTGATCGGCTCCGACAGCCGGGGCAAGAACAACTCCGACCTCGGCGGCGGCGAGGACGGCGGAGCCCGCTCGGACACCACGATCCTGCTGCACGTCTACGCCGACCACAAGCACGCGGTGGGAATTTCGATACCGCGCAACGCGATGGTGGCCATACCGTCCTGCAAGCTGCCCAACGGCAAGTGGACCAAGGGTTCGAACAGCGACCTGTTCAACGCGGCCTTCTCCACCGGCGGCACCGACGAGGGCAACCCCGCCTGCACCCAGAACACCGTGGAGAAGCTCACCGGGATCCGGGTCGACCACACCATGGTGGTGGACTTCCAGGGCTTCTCGGCGATGACCAAGGCGGTCGACGGCGTGGACGTCTGCCTGCCCGAGGACATCTACGAGAAGGACCTCAACGAGAAGCTGCCCGCCAAGGGCGCCGTGGTCCTGAAGAAGGGCCCGCAGAAGGTGGAGGGCCAGCCGGCGCTCGACTACGTGCGGCTGCGGCACGGCATCGGCGACGGCTCCGACATCGGCCGGATGAAGCGGCAGCAGGCCTTCATCAGCTCACTGGCGTCCAAGATCAAGAAGCAGGGGCTCAACCCGACCACCCTGCTGCCGCTCGCCAACGCCGCCACCAGCTCGCTCACCGTCGACCCCGGCCTCGACAGCGCCGACAAGCTGATGTCCTTCGGCCTCTCGCTGCGCAACATCGACCTGCACGACCTCAAGTTCGTCACCCTGCCCTGGCGCTACCGCACCGTGGACGCCAACATCGACATCGTCCAGGCGGACGCCAAGAAGCTCTGGGACACCCTCAAGGCCGACCAGACCATCGACGGCCAGAACGCCACCGGCGAGCAGCCCGCGGAGGCCCCCTCCCCGACCGCCCCGCCGGCCGTGGCGGCGACCACCGCGTCCACCCCGGCGGCCGTGGCGCACGCCGCCGCGGCCGGCTCCCCGCTCGCCGACACCAAGAGCATCAAGGTGTCGGTCTACACCGGCACCAGCGCCACCGGCATGGCCGGCAAGGCGGCCGAGCAGCTGAAGGCGGCCAAGTTCACCGCCACCGCCGTCGGCCGGGCGGACAACCTCAAGTACACGACCACGATGGTCCAGTACGGCTCCGGGCAGAAGGCGAACGCGGAGAAGGTCGCCGCGGTCTTCCCCGGCGCGGTGGTCGAGCCCGGCACCTCGGCCGGTATCACCGTGATCGTCGGCAAGGACTTCGCGGCGGCCAACGGCGCCACCGCCCCGGGCGCCTCCGGCAGCGCCTCGGGGGCGGCCCCGTCCGCCCCCGCCGTGCCCCAGCCGCTGCCCAGCAGCATCGTCGCCGACGCCCGCTCGGCGGACGACAACATCTGCGACAACACCACCTACGGCTCCGGCGGCTGATCCGCCCCGGCCCCGGTCCTCGCGCGCACCTCCGCCCCGGACTTCCCCCGGTCCCCACGCTCCCCCCGGGCCCGGGGGGAGCGTGGTGCCCCGGACGCATCCCGGGCCCCGGGCGGCCCGGCCGGGCCCGCCGCGCCGCCCGTTCCCGCGACGCGCCGCCGGGAATGGGCGGTCGAACGCGCTCCGGCGGGTAAGACTGCACCCATGCTGGGGCTACCGGACGACATCCGCGCTTTCCTGTTCGACCTCGACGGGGTGCTCACCCAGACCGCCACGGTGCACGCCGCGGCCTGGAAGGACACCTTCGACGCCTTCCTGCGCGCCGAAGCCGCCCGCACCGGCGGGCCGTTCACCCCCTTCGACGCCGTCGCCGACTACGACGCCTACGTGGACGGGCGGCCCAGACTCGACGGCACCCGCGCCTTCCTCGGCAGCCGGGGCATCGAGCTGCCCGAGGGCACCGACGCCGACCCGCCGGGCGCCCGCACCGTGCAGGGCGTCAGCCGGGCCAAGAACGACACCGTGCTGCGGATGATCCGCGAGCAGGGCGTCGCCCCGTACCCGGGCTCCGTCGACTACGTGCGCCGGCTGCGCGCGCTCGGCCTGCCCACCGCCGTGGTCTCGTCCAGCGCCAACTGCCGGGACGTGCTGCGCGCCGCGGGCATCGAGGGCTACTTCGACGTGATCGTGGACGGTCTCGTCGCCGCCCGGGACGCACTGCCGGGCAAGCCCGCGCCGGACACCTACCTGGCCGCCGCCCGGACCCTGGGCGTCGAGCCCGCGCACGCCGCCGTGTTCGAGGACGCGCTGGCCGGGGTCGCCTCCGGCCGGGCCGGCGGCTTCGGCGCGGTGGTCGGGGTGGACCGGGTCGGCCAGGCCGCCGAACTGCGCCGCGACGGCGCCACCGTGGTGGTCCGGGACCTCGCCGAACTGATCCCCGACCCCGGGCCGCAGGCCCCCGGCAAGCCCGAGGAGACACCGGCATGACCGGTCAGGAGCAACCCTTCGTCGTCGACCCGTGGCAGGTCGTCGAACCGGGCCTCGACCTCACCTCGATGGCCCGCGCCGAATCCGTGTTCGCGCTCTCCAACGGCCACATCGGCCTGCGCGCCAACCTCGACGAGGGCGAGCCGCACGGCCTGCCCGGCACCTACCTCAACGGTGTCTTCGAGCTGCGCCCGATGCCCTACGGCGAGGGCGGCTACGGCTACCCGGAGTCCAGCCAGAGCGTCATCAACGTCACCAACGGCAAGATCGTCCGGCTGCTGGTCGACGACGAGCCCTTCGACCTCCGCTACGGCGAACTGGTCTCCCACCGCCGCTGGCTGGACTTCCGGGACGGCCTGCTGCGGCGCTCCGCCGAGTGGACCTCCCCGGCCGGGCGGACCGTCCGGGTCGACTCCACCCGGCTGGTCTCGCTCACCCAGCGGGCGGTCGCCGCGGTCGAGTACACCGTGGAGGCGGTGGACGCCCCGGTGCGGATCGTGCTGCAGAGCGAGCTCGTGGCCAACGAGCAACTGCCAGGCGGCGCCGACGGCGACCCCAGGGCCGCCGCGGTGCTCGAGGCCCCGCTGCTCGCCGAGGCCAGCCACGCCGGCGGGACGAAGGCGGTGCTGGTGCACCGCACCCGCTACAGCGGCATCCGGGTCGCCGCCGGCATGGACCACGTGATCGAGGGGCCGGACCGGCTGGACACCGTCGCCGAGGCCGAGGACGACCACTGCCGGATCAGCGTCACCACCGTGCTCCGCCCCGGCGAGCGGCTGCGACTGGTGAAGTTCATGGCCTACGGCTGGTCCGGGACCCGCTCGCTGCCCGCCGTCCGGGACCAGGTGGAGGCCGCGCTGACCGCCGCCCGGTACACCGGCTGGGACGACCTGGTCGCCGAACAGGCCGCCTACCTCGAGGAGTTCTGGGAGACCAGCGACGTCGAGATCGAG comes from Streptomyces sp. TLI_053 and encodes:
- a CDS encoding LCP family protein, which codes for MSGQWGEGPARGDDAPGALTADGAAGGMPGAPVPGPRAGGRAEARRAAQGKQGQAAKAGPAKAGPPPAGGGGRAAARAAARKPKRDVKKIVAWSAAGVLVLLAGAGGLIYYQLNGNIKSFDADAIAKDRPPEAQADADGNKPVNLLLIGSDSRGKNNSDLGGGEDGGARSDTTILLHVYADHKHAVGISIPRNAMVAIPSCKLPNGKWTKGSNSDLFNAAFSTGGTDEGNPACTQNTVEKLTGIRVDHTMVVDFQGFSAMTKAVDGVDVCLPEDIYEKDLNEKLPAKGAVVLKKGPQKVEGQPALDYVRLRHGIGDGSDIGRMKRQQAFISSLASKIKKQGLNPTTLLPLANAATSSLTVDPGLDSADKLMSFGLSLRNIDLHDLKFVTLPWRYRTVDANIDIVQADAKKLWDTLKADQTIDGQNATGEQPAEAPSPTAPPAVAATTASTPAAVAHAAAAGSPLADTKSIKVSVYTGTSATGMAGKAAEQLKAAKFTATAVGRADNLKYTTTMVQYGSGQKANAEKVAAVFPGAVVEPGTSAGITVIVGKDFAAANGATAPGASGSASGAAPSAPAVPQPLPSSIVADARSADDNICDNTTYGSGG
- a CDS encoding beta-phosphoglucomutase family hydrolase gives rise to the protein MLGLPDDIRAFLFDLDGVLTQTATVHAAAWKDTFDAFLRAEAARTGGPFTPFDAVADYDAYVDGRPRLDGTRAFLGSRGIELPEGTDADPPGARTVQGVSRAKNDTVLRMIREQGVAPYPGSVDYVRRLRALGLPTAVVSSSANCRDVLRAAGIEGYFDVIVDGLVAARDALPGKPAPDTYLAAARTLGVEPAHAAVFEDALAGVASGRAGGFGAVVGVDRVGQAAELRRDGATVVVRDLAELIPDPGPQAPGKPEETPA
- a CDS encoding aromatic prenyltransferase, translated to MSESAFLENFYAAVEGTARVVDVPFERETVWPVLTAYQDVLPESVISFRVQNSPLGADDLDCRFTMLPRGLDPYAVALANGLTEKTDHPVGKLLAEVHGELPIDSCGVDFGVRAGFTKTWSFPTVERLLTVREVAALPSAPAGITANLDVFDRYGLSDIVSTVGIDYGSRTVNLYFGGGASGRVPRETFAPAGVRAMLAELGLPAPSEELLTFNEKAFVMYATLSWDSPKISRITYSVMTPEPLALPVTVAPQITRLVQEAPYSTEGRNFVYGVTVTPKGEYHKIQSYYQWRRPVEKMLVAES